The following DNA comes from Glaciihabitans arcticus.
GTGGGGAGCTCCAACCCCCGACAAGGTGATCGCGCACACCAACCTCTACTGGAGCTACCAGACGGCGCCGGGCCGCACGGCCGCCGTGACACCGGCCGCGGAGGTGGCTTTCGCCTGATTCGGGCACCCCTAGACTGACGGGCAGGCCAGCTACGAGGGGGATGCGGTGCGAGAATTCGCAGAGTTTCTGTTCGGACTCTCCGTCAAGGAACCGCGTGAATACCGCCGCCTGATGCGCATCCGCGGCCGGATCTTCACCCGGCTCGCTCCGCTGCGAGCGGAGATCGTGCGCTCCTCCGAGCCGATCCCGTTCGACGAGCTCGATCGCTCCGCGTTCCGACCGCTGCGTGCCGGTGCCGCTTGGGGCTCGACCTTCGATTGCGCCTGGCTGCGCATCACGGGCGAGGTACCAGCCGGTGTCACGGACCCCGTGGTGATGCTCGGCATCCGCGGCGAGGGACTGGTGCACTCGAACACGGGCGAGCTGCTCGACTCGGTGAGCACCGTCTTCCAGCAGGGGGACCTTCCGCACAGCGGCGGCAGGTTCCGACCGATTCAGGTCGACACGACGGGGAGCATCGAGCTGTTCGCCGATGTCACCTACAACGGCTTCATCCTCTACGAGGTCGGCCGCACCGCGTATCACGGCGCTTTCGTCGCGAGCCGGGACGACGACACCTACGCGCTGTACTACGACTACCTGACCCTGCTCGGGCTCGCCAATGCGACCGATGATTCCGTGCTCGAGGCCGAGCTGCGGCGAGCGCTGCGCGACTCGTTCACGAACTTCGCGCGGGATGACGTCGCCGGCGCCCGGCGCTCGCTGGCACCCAGCCTCGCCGCCGAGTCCGAGAGCGTGTTCGAGTACAGCGCCATCGGCCACGGTCACCTCGACATGGCCTGGCTGTGGCCGCTGCGGGAGACCCGGCGCAAGGCCGCTCGCACCTACGTGCGAGCGCTCAACACGATCGAGCGCCGGGCGGAGTACATCTACGGCACGAGCCAGCCGCAGCAGATGCTGTGGATGAAGCAGCGTCATCCCGCACTCTTCGAACGGTTGAAGAAGGCTGTGGCCGACGGCCGGGTCGAGATCCAGGGCTCGTTCTGGGTGGAACCCGACACCAACCTGCCCTCGGGGGAGTCGCTCGTGCGGCAGGCGATCGTCGGCCGGCGGTTCCTCAGGCAAGAGTTCGGCCTCACCGATGAGCAGCTGCGGCTGTGCTGGCTGCCCGATACCTTCGGCTACAACGGCAACCTGCCGCAGATCCTGAAGGGGAGCGGGATGGACTGGTTCCAGACGATCAAACTCGCCTGGAACAAGGTCAACGACTTCCCGCACCGCAGCTTCCACTGGCAGGGCATCGACGGCTCGAGCGTGCTGGTGCACATGCCGCCCGAGGGCGACTACAACAGCCGCGGAGCCGCGGACAACCTGCTCACAGGGCTCGCGAAGTACCCCGAGAAGGCGCTGGGTACCGCGCTGCTCGTCTACGGCTCGGGCGATGGAGGCGGCGGCCCGAACGAGATCCACCACGAGGTCACTACGCGCGAGCGCAGCCTGCGCGGCCTGCCGAAGGTGGTGCAGTCCACCGCGAGCGACTTCTTCCGCCGGCTTGAGAAGCTCGACGTGACCCACACCCACGCGGGCGAGCTGTACCTCGAGACCCACCAGGGCACGTACACGACCCAGGGCCAGATCAAGCGGCACAACCGGCTCGTCGAGCGCAAACTGCACAACGTGGAGGCGCTTGCGGTGATCACGGGCGACGACAGTCGGCCCGTGCTCGAGGAGCACTGGCGCGAGGTGCTGCTGAACCAGTTCCACGACATCATCCCGGGTTCCTCGATCGCGCGGGTGAACCGCGAGGCGATCGAGACCTACGAGCGCATCGAGGGGGAGCTCGACGCGTATGCCGACACACTCGTCGCGAAGCTGCCCACCGGCGCGGGGCAGACGGCGCTCAACCTCACGAGCTTCCCGCGGTCCGAGGCGATCAAGGTCGGTGAGGAGTGGTTCCGGGCCGAGGTTGAACCGTACGCGACCGCGTCGATTACCCCCGACGCCCCGCACCCCGAGCTCGCCTTCACGGCTGACACACTCAGCAACGGCCTGTTGACCCTGCGCTTCGGGGCGAGCGGAGAGATCGTGTCCTGCGTCGACGCGTCGGGAGTTGAGCATGCGGGCGACGGTCTCAACCGGCTCGTGGTGCACAAAGACCCGTACGTCTGGCCGTTCAACGCCTGGGACATCAAGGTCGACTACTTTGAGAAGGCCCCGCGCACCCTGCCGCTCACCGCGTCGAGCAGCTTCGTGGATGGCGCCACCGTCGTGCGGCACCAGACCTACCGCGGCCGCAAAGTCACCGTCGAGCAGCGCGTCAAGCTCGAGGCGGGCGACGACGTGGTGCGCTTCTCGACAACAGTCGACTGGCACGAGAAACACCACATGCTGCGGGCCGAGTTTCGCCCCACGCACTACGGCGCCACGGCTAAGAGCGAGATCCAGTTTGGACACATCGACCGGGTTACCACCGAGAACGACTCGGTCGAGCGAGCGCAGTTCGAGACCTGTGCTCACAAGTGGATCGCCACCGAGAACACGAGCGGCGGTTTCGCGCTTCTCAACGACAGCAAGTACGGGCACCGGGCGAAGAAAGGCCTGATCAGCCTCAATCTGCTGCGCGCCCCCACCTATCCCGACAAGACCGCGGACCGCGGTCTGCATCACTTCACCTACGCCTTCACCCCGTTCGAGACCGGGGACCTGGCCAAAGTCGTGCGCGAGGGCTACCGTCTGAACTACCCGCTGCGGGTGACCGAGGGCAGCATCCTCGACAGCTTCGCCCGGGTCGATGACCCCGGCGTGATCATCGAGACGATCAAGGTCGCCGAGAGCGGCGGCGGTGTTGTGCTGCGGTTGTACGAGAGCCTGGGGCATCCCACAATCACGGCGCTACGGCTGGACCGCGCTTACACGACAGCCACCCTGACCAACCTGATCGAGGCACCGATCGGCGCGGCCGACCTCGAGCGGCTGGAGTTCCGTCCGTTCGAAATCAAGACGATCCTGCTGGGGGACTGATGAGCATTGCAGCGCTGTCGACTCGGAAGCAGAGCCTGTCGATCGTCACGGCCGGTTTCGGCCAGAACTTCGTGCTCACGACAGTGTCGACCTTCATGCTGGTCTACCTGCTGCAGTACGCGGGCATTTCGACCGCGGGCATGGCGGTCGTCACCCTCATCATCACGGCGGCGAAGATCACCGACGCGATCCTCGACCCGGTCATGGGCGGCATCATCGATATGACGCGCACCCGCTGGGGAAAGCTGCGCCCGTACATCCTGTTCTCGGCGCTGCCGGTCGCCGTGCTGTCGGGGCTGCTGTTCTCGGTGCCCGATACGGAGGAGCCGCTCAAGCTGCTCTACTTCGGCATCTGCTACGTGCTCTGGGGCCTCGCCTATACGGTCTGCGACGTGCCGTTCTGGGGCCTCATCGGTTCCGCCTTCACCGACCCGACCGCACGCACGAAGGTCATCGGCAACGTGCGTGCCTTCGGCGCCATCGCGCTCGGCGTCTCCACGCTCGGCATGCCGTGGATCGCGCGCTTCTTCAGCTTCGGCGAAGAGACCACCAGCCAGGGCTGGTCGATCGCCGCCTTCGTCACCTCCCTGTTCGGGATGACGCTATTCCTCCTCGCCTTCTTCAACACCCGCGAGCGTCAGACCGAGGCGGTCAGCACGGGACTCTCGATGCGCCAGCTGTTCTCGACCCTGGTCAAGAACACCCCGCTGCTCATGGTGCTGCTCGGCTCCGTGCTCGGCTTCGGTCGCTTCATCGTGCAGGCTGGCGGCGCGGTCTTCGTCGTGATCGCGTACGGCGACGAAGGCACCTTCACCCTCGTCGGCGCGGCCATCATCGCGGGCATGGTGCTGTCCTCCTTCGCGACACCGCTGCTGCTGAAGCTCGTCTCGGCGAAGAACCTCGTCGTCGGCAGCTCGGTCGTCGCGGCGGGCCTATACCTCGGCATGTACTTCGCGGGCTTTGAGAATCTGGTCGTCATCCTCGTCTTCATCTTCCTCACCGGCTTGACCCTCGGCATCTTCCTGGTCGTGCAGGCGACGATGATCGCCGATTCGGTGGATGACGTGGAGCGCCGGCTCGGGGTGCGCAATGACGGCATCTCCTTCGCCACGCTGACCTTCGTCTCGAAGATCATGAATGCACTGGCCGTGCTCGTCTTCGGCATCTTCATCGTCGCGACCGGCTACGAGAACGGCGTCACGATCACGAGCGGCATGCAGGACACGATCTTCGCGTCGATCACGCTCGTGCCGGCGATCAGCTGCCTGATCTCGGCCCTGCCGTTCCTGTTCTACCGGCTCGGCGGGCCACGGACTCGCTGAGGCTCTCGCGCCCCGAGCGGGACTCGGCGATTGCAGGCCCGAAGTCGACCTCACGGCCGTCGACCGAGTAGCGGTAGCGGGCCAGCCGCGTGACTCCGGGCGAGGTCTCGAAGAATTCTCCGAGCTCAGCGCGCTCCGAGTCGCTCAGCCAGGCGAGCGGATCGGAGGTCGAGCGGAAGCCTGCGACGCGGGCGGCATCCACAATCACCTGCTTCTGGGGCTCGGTCAGAGTCGTGCCGGTGCTGCGGAAGAAGGCGACGTCGGGATCGACCTGGAAGAGGTCGCGCATCCAGAGCCGTTCGACCGAGGCTGCGAAACCGTTCAAGCCGCCCTCGTGGCTCGGGTCGGAGATCGTGGCCGGCTTCGCCCAGTCGGAGCCGGTGTCGGGGCCGACCCGGGCACCGTCGAGAACACCGATCGAGGGGATGAGCGGCGCGCCACAGCCGAGCAGGTAGACATCGGGCCCGACGACCTCGCGAATGAGTTCGAGCGCCTCGCGGTAGACCCGCTCGCGCGGAATGTTCTCGTGACGCACGCCGACCAGGGCGCCCGCGTAGAGGAAGTCGAGTTTGAGGTACTGGAACCCCCAACCCGTCACCTCGGCGAACACGGCGCGCAGGTGCTGCTGCACCTCGGGGTGCGTGGTGTCGAGGGCGAAGTAGTGCGACTCCCAGTTGAAGCCGGCGACGAGCGGTTGGCCGCTCTCGTTGTGCACCAGCCAGTCGGGATGTTCCGTGGCCAGCGTCGATCCGGGCAACGCGATCAGCGGCGCAAGCCAGAGGCCGGGGAGGGAGCCGCGATCCCGAATCTGGTCTGCCAGCCCGGACATCCCGGTAGGGAACCTCTCGTTCGGCGTCCAGTCGCCGACCACAGTCTCCCAGCCGTCATCGATCTGGATGACGTCGAGCGGAAGCGACCCCAGCTCGTCGATCGTGTCGCGCAGGGTCGTCTCGTCGATGTCCTCGAAGAACGAGTACCAGCTGCACCACAGCGTCTCGATGGGACGTGCGAGCGGCGTCCCCAGCCGGTCGGTCAGTAGTTCGGCGTAGCGGGCGAACACCGTCACTTCGTCGCCGAGGCCGACGAACCACTCGACCGGCTCCTCGGAGTAGCCCCACAACGTATCGACGGACGCGCCGACGCGCGGTGAGCCGAGGCCGAGAGCGCCGAGCAGTAGCACCCGTCCGTCGGCCAGGTCGAGCGCGCCTACGGCGCTGCCCTCGTGCCGGGTGGGGTCATCGTGGGCCGCGTCGTCAGCGGTGAGGGTGCGGCCCGGGTCGCCGTAGATCCGCATGGGGCTCTCGGCGAGTGGCGACCAGCCGGTGGGTGACCAGGAGTTCCAGCCGTGCCGGTAGAAGGTGAGGGCGCCGGGATGCTTGATCTCTACCGGACCGGCGGGAGCGATCCAGCCGCCATCGACGGGAACGATGGCGTTGGAGTCGATCAGATCCTCAAGCACCTCGGAAGTCTAGGGAGAGGGGGCTGCGGCCGCGAGAATCGTGCAGTCGGAGTGCTCGGCTAACGTGGGTCCATGACAGCCTCTCAGCTCACCCGCGAGGATCTCGAGCTGATCTCCGCGCCCAGCACGTACACGGTCACGCCCGTCGACGACGGATTCGACCTGTCGGACGCGCGCGGGGACATTCGCTACAAGGTTCGTCCGGGCTGGCGGGTGTCCCGCTCGGAGCGCTCCGGGCCGTTCATCGATGTGTTCTCGGCGTCGGGCGGAGCGGCTGTGCAGCGGTACCTGTTGCTCCGCTTTGCCGCCGACGTCCGCCTGGGACACGACCTGCCGTGGCTGCACCCTGAGCAGCGCGAGATCGCTCCGGGCTTCACCATCGAGTCGACCGACGAAGGGCAGCTCCTGCACGGTCCCGACGGCGTGGCCGAGTGCTTCCGACCCGGTAACCCCGGCCTCTACGAGGCGACAACCTTCTCGTGGCTGGCTCGCGCAGATGTCGCCGACCTGCTCCGTTCACTGCTCGATGCGGCGGGGGAGCCGCTGCTCGCGGCCTGGGTGCAGCGACCGATTCCCCGTATCGCCGTAAAGCGTCTCGCGTGGAACGGCACGGCGGAAGTGCCGGCGGTCATCGTCTATACACAACCGGACTACACGACGCATCGTGTCACCGTCACGATCGGCAGGGACTCGTGGACGTCCGACGGCCCCGATGCCTTCGCTGCGCTCGACGGTGTGCGCGAGCAGCTCGAACCACTCGGCATATCGTTGCTCGTCGAGGGCGCTCGGGTCGGGAGCTACCCGAGTGGCATGCAGCGCGATCAGGGCAGCGGTCTCGTCGTCTACCGGATGGAGCCGGGCGCCAAGCCCACCCAGCGCGACGTGCGCGACACTTTCGGCGCGGTCGGGCGGGACGAGGTGGGCAGCATCGCCGAGCAGGTGAGGTTCTTCCGCGACTGGCTCGCCTGAGACACTCAAAACCAGAATGTGTACACTGTCCACATGATGACGATGGTGCTCATCCCGGGCGGCGGCGGCAACGCCTCGTTCTGGTACCGGCTCGCTCCTCTGCTGCGCGAGCGCGGCTTCGAGGTGCTCACGCCGCAGCTGCCGTCGGGGGATGAGGCGGCCGGGGTCGACCAGTACGCGGACGCCGTGATCGACGCGATAGGGGAGCGGGACGACGTCATCCTCGTCGCGCAGTCACTCGGTGGGTTCACCGCGGCGGCCGTCGCCAACCGCGCGCCGGTGAGGCTGATCGTGTTCGTCTCCGCGATGGTGCCGGTTTCCGGCGAGACCGCGGGGGAGTGGTGGGCCGCCACCGGCCAGGCTGACGCAGCGCGCACCCAGGCGGTGCGCGAAGGACGCGACCCCGACGCCGAGTGGGACGACGCCGAGATCTTCTACCACGACCTGTCCGCCGACGTACTCG
Coding sequences within:
- a CDS encoding alpha-mannosidase, with product MREFAEFLFGLSVKEPREYRRLMRIRGRIFTRLAPLRAEIVRSSEPIPFDELDRSAFRPLRAGAAWGSTFDCAWLRITGEVPAGVTDPVVMLGIRGEGLVHSNTGELLDSVSTVFQQGDLPHSGGRFRPIQVDTTGSIELFADVTYNGFILYEVGRTAYHGAFVASRDDDTYALYYDYLTLLGLANATDDSVLEAELRRALRDSFTNFARDDVAGARRSLAPSLAAESESVFEYSAIGHGHLDMAWLWPLRETRRKAARTYVRALNTIERRAEYIYGTSQPQQMLWMKQRHPALFERLKKAVADGRVEIQGSFWVEPDTNLPSGESLVRQAIVGRRFLRQEFGLTDEQLRLCWLPDTFGYNGNLPQILKGSGMDWFQTIKLAWNKVNDFPHRSFHWQGIDGSSVLVHMPPEGDYNSRGAADNLLTGLAKYPEKALGTALLVYGSGDGGGGPNEIHHEVTTRERSLRGLPKVVQSTASDFFRRLEKLDVTHTHAGELYLETHQGTYTTQGQIKRHNRLVERKLHNVEALAVITGDDSRPVLEEHWREVLLNQFHDIIPGSSIARVNREAIETYERIEGELDAYADTLVAKLPTGAGQTALNLTSFPRSEAIKVGEEWFRAEVEPYATASITPDAPHPELAFTADTLSNGLLTLRFGASGEIVSCVDASGVEHAGDGLNRLVVHKDPYVWPFNAWDIKVDYFEKAPRTLPLTASSSFVDGATVVRHQTYRGRKVTVEQRVKLEAGDDVVRFSTTVDWHEKHHMLRAEFRPTHYGATAKSEIQFGHIDRVTTENDSVERAQFETCAHKWIATENTSGGFALLNDSKYGHRAKKGLISLNLLRAPTYPDKTADRGLHHFTYAFTPFETGDLAKVVREGYRLNYPLRVTEGSILDSFARVDDPGVIIETIKVAESGGGVVLRLYESLGHPTITALRLDRAYTTATLTNLIEAPIGAADLERLEFRPFEIKTILLGD
- a CDS encoding glycoside hydrolase family 36 protein; translated protein: MLEDLIDSNAIVPVDGGWIAPAGPVEIKHPGALTFYRHGWNSWSPTGWSPLAESPMRIYGDPGRTLTADDAAHDDPTRHEGSAVGALDLADGRVLLLGALGLGSPRVGASVDTLWGYSEEPVEWFVGLGDEVTVFARYAELLTDRLGTPLARPIETLWCSWYSFFEDIDETTLRDTIDELGSLPLDVIQIDDGWETVVGDWTPNERFPTGMSGLADQIRDRGSLPGLWLAPLIALPGSTLATEHPDWLVHNESGQPLVAGFNWESHYFALDTTHPEVQQHLRAVFAEVTGWGFQYLKLDFLYAGALVGVRHENIPRERVYREALELIREVVGPDVYLLGCGAPLIPSIGVLDGARVGPDTGSDWAKPATISDPSHEGGLNGFAASVERLWMRDLFQVDPDVAFFRSTGTTLTEPQKQVIVDAARVAGFRSTSDPLAWLSDSERAELGEFFETSPGVTRLARYRYSVDGREVDFGPAIAESRSGRESLSESVARRAGRTGTAGPRSGS
- a CDS encoding MFS transporter, which produces MSIAALSTRKQSLSIVTAGFGQNFVLTTVSTFMLVYLLQYAGISTAGMAVVTLIITAAKITDAILDPVMGGIIDMTRTRWGKLRPYILFSALPVAVLSGLLFSVPDTEEPLKLLYFGICYVLWGLAYTVCDVPFWGLIGSAFTDPTARTKVIGNVRAFGAIALGVSTLGMPWIARFFSFGEETTSQGWSIAAFVTSLFGMTLFLLAFFNTRERQTEAVSTGLSMRQLFSTLVKNTPLLMVLLGSVLGFGRFIVQAGGAVFVVIAYGDEGTFTLVGAAIIAGMVLSSFATPLLLKLVSAKNLVVGSSVVAAGLYLGMYFAGFENLVVILVFIFLTGLTLGIFLVVQATMIADSVDDVERRLGVRNDGISFATLTFVSKIMNALAVLVFGIFIVATGYENGVTITSGMQDTIFASITLVPAISCLISALPFLFYRLGGPRTR
- a CDS encoding Imm61 family immunity protein yields the protein MTASQLTREDLELISAPSTYTVTPVDDGFDLSDARGDIRYKVRPGWRVSRSERSGPFIDVFSASGGAAVQRYLLLRFAADVRLGHDLPWLHPEQREIAPGFTIESTDEGQLLHGPDGVAECFRPGNPGLYEATTFSWLARADVADLLRSLLDAAGEPLLAAWVQRPIPRIAVKRLAWNGTAEVPAVIVYTQPDYTTHRVTVTIGRDSWTSDGPDAFAALDGVREQLEPLGISLLVEGARVGSYPSGMQRDQGSGLVVYRMEPGAKPTQRDVRDTFGAVGRDEVGSIAEQVRFFRDWLA
- a CDS encoding alpha/beta fold hydrolase gives rise to the protein MMTMVLIPGGGGNASFWYRLAPLLRERGFEVLTPQLPSGDEAAGVDQYADAVIDAIGERDDVILVAQSLGGFTAAAVANRAPVRLIVFVSAMVPVSGETAGEWWAATGQADAARTQAVREGRDPDAEWDDAEIFYHDLSADVLEEVLAEGDLPQSMTPFASTVDDDTWRTVPVRAVAGAHDRLFPIDMMTRVNHERLGVATDVIDSGHLAALSQPEKLVELLAGYATSLRPS